TTAAGATAGCTGACAATTTTGTCATTCGGGTAACTTAAATCCTTGCTCCACCAACTGGTTGCCATGCTGCTCATGGTGTTGGATACAATACTGGCCGTGAGCAGAACGGGCAACACCCAGCGCCGTCCCTGGGTTTTACTGAGCACAAAATCTTGGGTGAGCCAGTAGGCAACCACGAGCTGTATGGCTGGAAAGCAAGGATTGAGGTAGCGGGTGATGGCCGATCGCTGACCGCCCAGAATCAGATCGGGCAGAGCGATTAAGATAAATGGAACAACGCCCATGGTGAGCAGAAACAGCCACACCGGTAAAGCCGTGCGGCGACAGATCCTGTAGAATCCTCCCAGAATCAGCACCAGGAACGGCAGCCGCAGCAGAAAGGTCATGGGGTTTTCAAACCCAAAGTCTAGGTCAATAAATAGACTGGTAAAGCTGAGCAGCCAGAACTTTGCCAGACGGTCTAGCCCCATGGGGCTGCTTGTCCAGCTTGAAGTGGCAACCACCTGCCCCACATTGGTCATAAAGACCCAGAGCCACGGTGCAAAGAGGAGAAAAGCGATCGCCATTGCTGCCCCATAGCCCCAGAGGGGTTGCCAGCGACTGCCATGCTTCAGTCGGGCAAAGGTGCCCCTAGCTGGCTCAGCGGCACAGCGCCCCACAACATAGAGCCCATGGGCTATCCAGGTGAGGACAATTAAGGGTTGGGTGTAAAGCCCGGCGGCAACGGTGAGGGCATACAGTCCCCATAACCATCGATAGCGCTGGCGAGCTGCCCGCAGCAACAGCCAACTGCTGAGAATAATCAAAAACGTTTGTAAGCTATACTGACGGCTAGTTTCAGCAAATAAAATATCAAAGGGTGACAGGGCCAGCAGCACGGCGGCGATCGCCCCTACTAATCGTGATTGAAACAGCTCTGCCCCAAGAAGATACATGGCAGGCAACGAAAAGAGGCTGATCACAGCGGCGAGGGCGCGGCTGGCGGCAACCGATCCACCAAACCACTGCATCCAAAATCGCGCCATCACAAAATAGAGCGGCGGGTGTTGAGGGACATCCACGGCCAGCGATCGCACCGTATCGGCGACCGTACTACCGGGTTTAATGGTTTGAAACTGCTGCAGGCTAGGAGCCGCAACAAGCTGATTTTGAAACAGCGCCTCATCAACTTCAATGCCGAGATAGCCCGCTGCCCGTAGAGACGTGTAGGCCTCGTCGTGCCAGTAGATTTTGCCATCAAGACTGACAAATCGAAACAGGATCCCTAGCAGAAGGAGAGTCGCCAGGGCTAGCTTCAGCCAACCGGGACTCATGCGCCATGATGTTAGAGTACTCAAATCATTCTGACTCCACGATCGCATCGGTCATCGCTACTAGTTTAATGCCCAAGTTGCAGGCCATGATGCTGAACATCTAGATTGGGTAACATTCCCCAGCCATGGACGGCGCATCTCATCCTAGAGCCCAGCTCGGGCCAAAGCTGCGTTGTAGATCGCCTCGTTCGCCTGGACTGATTTGAACAAATCGACGATGGGACGCGGATAGTCTACCCCCATCTGCAGGTGCGATCGCCGCTGTTCCTCCGCACTGAGCTTCCAGGGTTCATGGACTTTACCGGCGGGCACCTGGGCGAGTTCTGGCAACCAATGCTTGGCATACTGTCCGTCGGCATCATAATCCTTGGACTGTTTAGCAATATTGAAATAACGAAATCCGCGAGCATCATTGCCCACGCCCGCCGTGTAGTTCCAGTTGCCCCAGTTACTGCAGACATCATAGTCAATCAACAGCGACTCAAACCACTCTGCCCCCATACGCCAGTCGATGCCGAGATTTTTGGTGAGAAAGCTGGCCACATTCTGCCGACCGCGATTGGACATAAACCCGGTCGCCGCCAGCTCGCGCATATTGGCATCCACCAAGGGAAACCCGGTTTTACCCTGGCACCAGAGGTCAAATCGTGGCCAATCCTGTTTCCAATTTATGGGTAACTGCCGCAGTCCTGATGGATAAAAAACGCGATCGCCATGTTTGACGCAGATAAACCGAAAATAATCCCGCCACAGCAGTTCAAAAATAAGCCAATAGGTCGAGTCATTGCTTACCCGCTCCACTTCATAGCGCTGCACCTCCGCCGCAATCCAGCGAGGAGATAAGCAGCCTAGCGCGAGCCAAGGCGAAAACTTAGAGGAATAATCTGCCCCCAGCATCCCGTTCCGCGTTTGCTTATAGCGCCGCAAACAGTCCTGCGTCCAGATATAGTGCTGAAGGCGATCGCGCCCGGCCGTCTCGCCTCCATGAACGTTCCACACCTGTCGCTCATCCATGGCTGGGGTGTCTAGTCCCCAATCTTGAAGCGTGGGTAGAATGCCTATGTCTAGATTTTCAGGTAGGGCTGGCAGGTGAGTAGGCGCTGGATAAGGTAGGTTAATGCAAGAGGATTTTTCTACCTGCTTACGAAACTGAGTAAAAATCTCCGGCGTCTGAGCTATCTCAAAGGGCAGGTCATCGGGATGATAGAGTGTCGCTCCCCAGAACGATCGGCACTCAAGCCCCAAAGACGTCAGCCCTGTGGATACCTGCTGCTCAACCTGTAATTCTTCCGATGTAGCTTCTTGGTGATAATAAAGAGCGATCGCCCCCACCTGCTGGGCCAGTTCTGGAAGCACGTCCTCCGGTTTCCCACAGCGCACAATCAGGTCACGGCCAAGAGCCCGCCACTGCCGCCGCAACTCCGCTACGCTCTCCAGCAAAAACTGTGCCCGAAACGCCCCTGTTTTAGGAAAGCCAAAGGCGGTTTGGCCAAACTGGCGAGGATCAAAGCAGTACACCGGCACAAGGGGCGATCGCTCCTTCAGGGCACGGTGCAGGGGCTCATGATCGTGCAGGCGCAGATCGTTGCGATACCAGATGAGAATGGGAGCTGTCACGGCAGGTGTTTCCAACGCGTTAATCAGGGAGCGATCGCTCCTCTTTGATGATGATAGAATGCTTTACAGAAGTTTACAAATGGCGATTTAAGAAGAACCCAAGGGCATGGCTCCAATATAGGCAGGCCGTGTATCCATGAAGACTCTAGGGATGGAGTCTGCTAAGGTTGCATAGTCGTCTTGAGGGGCAATATGATAGGTGTACTATTTCTAAACGGTACGGATATCTGGCTCCCGTCTTGAGGGCAATTAGAATGTATCGCTTGAGTTGGGAAAGCGTTGATAACTTCCCCATTGCGTATGGTGACCAGCCAGTTTTGAGGTGGCAACATGTCTACCCAAGTTACTATTACCTTGTCAGATGAGGCGTATCGTCGGGCTGAACGCTTTGCGAGGCTTGCCAATCAAGACGTTCTTACGGTCTTAGCCAACACGATTGACAGCGCCATTCCCTTGGTG
The sequence above is a segment of the Candidatus Obscuribacterales bacterium genome. Coding sequences within it:
- a CDS encoding glycosyltransferase family 39 protein; translated protein: MSTLTSWRMSPGWLKLALATLLLLGILFRFVSLDGKIYWHDEAYTSLRAAGYLGIEVDEALFQNQLVAAPSLQQFQTIKPGSTVADTVRSLAVDVPQHPPLYFVMARFWMQWFGGSVAASRALAAVISLFSLPAMYLLGAELFQSRLVGAIAAVLLALSPFDILFAETSRQYSLQTFLIILSSWLLLRAARQRYRWLWGLYALTVAAGLYTQPLIVLTWIAHGLYVVGRCAAEPARGTFARLKHGSRWQPLWGYGAAMAIAFLLFAPWLWVFMTNVGQVVATSSWTSSPMGLDRLAKFWLLSFTSLFIDLDFGFENPMTFLLRLPFLVLILGGFYRICRRTALPVWLFLLTMGVVPFILIALPDLILGGQRSAITRYLNPCFPAIQLVVAYWLTQDFVLSKTQGRRWVLPVLLTASIVSNTMSSMATSWWSKDLSYPNDKIVSYLNQAQPTVLISDVGDTFTNRGDLLGLSHDLENEVFLLLLTQPPDLSAFDLANEERSLFVFRPSAALTTVLESQGTLSPMADSGGNLWAFEPQDP
- a CDS encoding DASH family cryptochrome; amino-acid sequence: MTAPILIWYRNDLRLHDHEPLHRALKERSPLVPVYCFDPRQFGQTAFGFPKTGAFRAQFLLESVAELRRQWRALGRDLIVRCGKPEDVLPELAQQVGAIALYYHQEATSEELQVEQQVSTGLTSLGLECRSFWGATLYHPDDLPFEIAQTPEIFTQFRKQVEKSSCINLPYPAPTHLPALPENLDIGILPTLQDWGLDTPAMDERQVWNVHGGETAGRDRLQHYIWTQDCLRRYKQTRNGMLGADYSSKFSPWLALGCLSPRWIAAEVQRYEVERVSNDSTYWLIFELLWRDYFRFICVKHGDRVFYPSGLRQLPINWKQDWPRFDLWCQGKTGFPLVDANMRELAATGFMSNRGRQNVASFLTKNLGIDWRMGAEWFESLLIDYDVCSNWGNWNYTAGVGNDARGFRYFNIAKQSKDYDADGQYAKHWLPELAQVPAGKVHEPWKLSAEEQRRSHLQMGVDYPRPIVDLFKSVQANEAIYNAALARAGL